From the Theobroma cacao cultivar B97-61/B2 chromosome 2, Criollo_cocoa_genome_V2, whole genome shotgun sequence genome, one window contains:
- the LOC108660621 gene encoding protein STRUBBELIG-RECEPTOR FAMILY 6-like, with protein sequence MNKNNTSSFLSLCICALLRKPILLISVRLDGEEKGRNVCTEHLLSDQTRKLERQGPAHKPLDSDADNDVVASDSPGDKRPSLDDEKSGGSGTAELVTGKSNFERPVVYSFNDLRAFTNNFSADNLIGLTQFGRLYRGKIEKGKEARFVTVKTWDERSDRFLYPPNKTLMLREEAMLLTHPSMRGHPNLVKLVGGCRQKEMKAAVYDLNPLDTLHNYMQRGTFIKLSKVREQGRLKVH encoded by the exons atgaataaaaataacacAAGTTCTTTTCTTTCGCTTTGCATTTGTGCCCTCCTTCGGAAACCCATATTGCTTATTTCTGTACGCTTGgatggagaagaaaaaggtcGTAACGTTTGCACCGAACACCTTCTGTCCGATCAGACGCGGAAGCTTGAGCGCCAGGGGCCTGCCCACAAGCCACTTGACTCTGATGCCGATAATGACGTGGTGGCGTCTGATTCGCCAGGGGACAAGCGCCCCAGCCTTGATGACGAGAAAAGTGGTGGGTCAG GAACTGCAGAACTAGTCACTGGAAAAAGCAATTTTGAAAGGCCAGTTGTATACTCTTTCAATGATTTAAGAGCCTTCACCAACAACTTCAGTGCAGATAACTTGATTGGATTAACTCAATTTGGTAGACTTTACCGTGGGAAGAttgagaaaggaaaggaagctCGATTTGTTACAGTAAAGACGTGGGATGAGAGATCAGACCGTTTCTTGTACCCTCCAAATAAGACTTTGATGCTCAGG GAAGAAGCGATGCTTTTAACTCATCCAAGCATGAGGGGTCACCCAAACTTAGTCAAATTGGTTGGTGGTTGCCGCCAAAAAGAGATGAAGGCTGCTGTTTATGATCTGAATCCCCTGGATACTCTGCATAACTATATGCAAAGGGGTACCTTCATT AAGCTTAGTAAAGTAAGGGAACAAGGTAGATTGAAAGTTCACTAA
- the LOC108660894 gene encoding probable receptor-like protein kinase At3g55450, producing the protein MFLHCRDEPYVLHNIDTRHIMLDQDCNPILFDFGLISGGIIGKMSFVKDRAFMTPCYGDVHSFKIGGAAGKPSVGNDVFSYAVVLLELISKRITTEEEGCSDDAQFTDNWALKEYKPGYSLVPQSLQNQSGYGASDGLTITELAMQCIKYYPSERPSMERVVECLENLSVVKTHGGEMLLHGL; encoded by the exons ATGTTTCTACATTGTCGAGATGAGCCTTATGTGCTCCACAATATCGATACACGTCATATAATGCTTGATCAG GACTGTAATCCCATTCTGTTTGACTTTGGACTGATAAGTGGAGGAATTATTGGTAAGATGAGCTTTGTAAAAGACCGCGCATTCATGACTCCTTGCTATGGTGATgtacattcgtttaaaatag GTGGAGCTGCTGGAAAGCCAAGTGTGGGGAATGATGTGTTTTCATATGCTGTGGTTCTCCTGGAGCTGATATCTAAAAGAATTACTACTGAAGAGGAGGGGTGCAGTGATGATGCTCAATTCACAGATAACTGGGCTCTGAAAGAATATAAGCCTGGATATTCTCTTGTGCCCCAGAGCTTGCAGAATCAGTCCGGCTATGGTGCTAGTGATGGACTGACTATAACAGAGTTGGCAATGCAGTGTATAAAATATTACCCCAGTGAGCGACCGTCAATGGAAAGGGTAGTTGAGTGTCTAGAAAATTTGTCAGTTGTCAAAACCCACGGTGGAGAAATGCTATTGCATGGATTGTAG